In Blastopirellula sp. J2-11, a single genomic region encodes these proteins:
- a CDS encoding LysR family transcriptional regulator: MNLHHLAIFHEVAETGSVSLGAEQLLISQPAASKQLREFETALGEKLFDRTGRGLRLTTVGKLLNEYARKIFTLEAEAERVVALVRDVRRGELFLGASTTIAGYLLPQVLARFHLQHPEIRVHVSVGNTDFVHRQVLDYRVDLGLTEGFVNEPGLTATSFAEDELVVVAAATHPLVKKRRVKADDLSGQSFVLRESGSGTRAVQEQAISMCGVEVREVMTLSSTEAIKHVVAAGVGLAIVSRLSVEAELASGELCAIRLADLKIPRPLHMVQAQDRFASPAARAFREVLCARK; the protein is encoded by the coding sequence ATGAATTTACACCATCTGGCCATCTTTCACGAAGTCGCCGAGACCGGCAGCGTGAGTCTGGGGGCGGAACAGCTGCTGATCAGTCAGCCGGCAGCATCCAAACAGTTGCGTGAGTTTGAAACGGCGCTCGGCGAAAAGCTGTTCGATCGAACCGGTCGCGGATTGCGACTGACGACGGTCGGCAAGCTTTTGAACGAGTATGCTCGTAAGATTTTTACGCTCGAAGCCGAAGCGGAACGCGTTGTCGCTTTGGTTCGTGATGTGCGCCGCGGCGAGTTGTTTTTGGGGGCCAGCACGACGATTGCGGGATACCTGTTGCCGCAAGTGCTGGCTCGGTTTCATCTGCAACACCCCGAGATTCGGGTGCACGTCTCCGTCGGCAATACCGACTTTGTTCATCGCCAGGTGCTGGACTATCGGGTCGATCTGGGACTGACGGAGGGCTTTGTGAATGAACCGGGGCTGACAGCGACCAGCTTTGCCGAAGATGAGCTGGTGGTCGTCGCAGCGGCGACGCACCCGCTGGTGAAGAAACGTCGGGTGAAAGCGGACGATCTGAGCGGGCAAAGCTTTGTGCTGCGCGAATCAGGGTCCGGCACCCGAGCGGTGCAAGAGCAAGCGATCTCGATGTGCGGGGTCGAGGTCCGCGAAGTAATGACCTTAAGCAGCACTGAAGCGATCAAGCATGTAGTCGCCGCCGGAGTCGGCCTGGCGATCGTCTCTCGTCTCTCCGTCGAAGCAGAGCTGGCGTCAGGCGAGCTTTGTGCAATTCGCCTGGCCGATTTAAAGATTCCTCGCCCGCTGCACATGGTGCAAGCGCAAGACCGTTTCGCCAGTCCGGCGGCTCGGGCATTTCGCGAAGTGTTGTGTGCACGCAAGTAA
- a CDS encoding PP2C family protein-serine/threonine phosphatase: MSVESHTWHNTIQIAALSDVGMRRSNNQDHYGVVLSANWDEWRKRGHLFVVADGMGAHAAGELASEIAVDRVGHLYRKYVEKTPPDALVAAVEEANAVINRKGEENSAFHKMGTTCSSLLILPQGAIVAQVGDSRVYRLRGDKLEQLSFDHSMAWEIRAATQGLDAADVYDAIPKNVITRSLGPGPSVEVDLEGPFPLQVGDTFFVCSDGATGPLRNDEIAIILKTLDPSHAVQLMVDLANLRGGPDNITVIVAKITGEAITQDPTRTEPLIMEESRPANPPPRQKLRNPPWTIWALLLLFGFATAALVYLHRPFEAVISGLAAFAAFVFGAVYMYSAPAPEEEEPIKATPKRRLGRGPYEETICNTTENVARNLAATVVELREASETNHWKLDWERVNQLRSQAQLELAAGDYFNATRLFLICIGAMMAQIRMQSKKKNPLEDESKVDLI; encoded by the coding sequence ATGTCGGTTGAGTCCCATACGTGGCATAACACGATTCAGATCGCTGCGCTAAGCGATGTGGGGATGCGCCGTAGCAACAACCAAGACCACTATGGGGTCGTCCTTTCCGCCAATTGGGACGAATGGCGAAAGCGGGGGCACCTGTTTGTTGTTGCTGACGGCATGGGCGCGCATGCAGCTGGCGAACTTGCCAGCGAAATAGCGGTCGACCGCGTCGGCCATCTGTACCGTAAGTATGTCGAAAAAACGCCGCCTGATGCGTTGGTCGCCGCCGTCGAAGAGGCGAACGCCGTCATTAACCGTAAAGGGGAAGAGAACTCGGCGTTCCATAAGATGGGGACGACCTGCAGTTCGCTGTTGATCTTGCCGCAAGGCGCGATCGTCGCACAAGTCGGTGACAGTCGCGTCTATCGCTTACGCGGGGACAAGCTCGAACAACTCTCCTTCGACCACTCGATGGCGTGGGAAATTCGGGCCGCGACACAGGGACTCGACGCAGCCGATGTCTATGACGCGATTCCCAAAAATGTCATTACCCGCTCTTTGGGGCCAGGGCCGTCAGTCGAAGTCGATCTGGAAGGACCGTTTCCGCTCCAAGTGGGGGATACCTTCTTTGTCTGCAGTGACGGAGCTACTGGACCGCTGCGGAACGACGAAATCGCGATCATTCTAAAAACGCTCGATCCGTCGCATGCGGTGCAGTTGATGGTGGATCTCGCAAATCTACGCGGGGGGCCTGACAACATTACCGTCATCGTGGCCAAGATCACCGGCGAGGCGATCACCCAAGATCCGACGCGCACCGAACCGCTGATTATGGAAGAATCTCGCCCGGCCAATCCGCCGCCGCGACAAAAGCTGCGCAATCCTCCTTGGACCATCTGGGCGCTCCTCTTGTTGTTTGGCTTTGCGACCGCCGCGTTGGTCTACCTCCACCGGCCATTCGAGGCGGTGATCTCAGGGCTCGCGGCGTTCGCGGCCTTCGTGTTTGGGGCGGTCTATATGTACTCGGCGCCGGCGCCCGAAGAAGAAGAGCCGATCAAAGCGACGCCCAAACGTCGACTCGGCCGCGGACCGTACGAAGAAACAATCTGCAACACCACCGAAAATGTCGCTCGTAACCTGGCCGCGACGGTGGTCGAACTGCGAGAAGCGTCCGAAACGAACCACTGGAAACTCGACTGGGAACGAGTCAACCAACTGCGCAGTCAGGCCCAGCTAGAGCTAGCCGCCGGCGACTACTTCAACGCAACGCGACTCTTTTTGATCTGCATCGGCGCGATGATGGCCCAGATCCGGATGCAAAGCAAGAAAAAGAATCCGCTTGAGGATGAGTCGAAAGTCGACCTCATCTAG
- a CDS encoding LptF/LptG family permease produces MRIITRYILWEILKIFFLALGALTLLIVLVGVVQQALREGLGPGPIARIIPYMIPDALRFSIPGTILFASCSVYGRLASGNELAALKAAGVSPLAALWPGYAIALVLSIACVWLNDIGVSWGSQGVRRVLVQSFEEIAYGMLRTHKSFSSDKLSILVREVDGRRLMRPQIVAAATPTSPQLLISAAEAELHSDENHQLIISLIDSRIESDGSRQGVFEHPGRMDHVVSLSDELSIEHRSPSKISSARIPQVLREERQIVQVQEEADLAWSAFSQVATLDAAQRSPPIDISYINSQINRLRTEPWRRWANGFSCLFFVLLGVPLAIKQRNPDFVTSFFMAFLPVLLVFYPLLAFAVDRAKDGALPPQAVWIGNVALLLVSLYYLRMVWRY; encoded by the coding sequence ATGCGAATTATTACCCGCTACATCCTGTGGGAGATCCTCAAGATCTTCTTTCTTGCGCTCGGCGCACTAACGCTGCTGATCGTTCTGGTCGGCGTCGTCCAGCAAGCGCTGCGCGAAGGTTTGGGACCAGGGCCGATTGCGCGCATTATCCCTTACATGATTCCGGACGCGCTGCGGTTTTCGATTCCCGGCACGATCCTGTTCGCCTCTTGCAGCGTTTACGGACGTCTCGCTTCCGGCAACGAACTTGCCGCGCTCAAAGCTGCTGGCGTCTCTCCGCTAGCAGCTCTGTGGCCCGGTTACGCGATCGCGCTGGTGCTATCGATCGCCTGCGTGTGGCTCAACGATATCGGCGTCTCGTGGGGAAGTCAGGGAGTGCGCCGCGTGCTGGTGCAATCGTTCGAGGAAATCGCCTACGGAATGCTGCGGACCCACAAATCATTCAGTAGCGACAAGCTCTCGATCCTGGTGCGTGAAGTCGACGGACGCCGTCTGATGCGTCCGCAAATTGTCGCCGCCGCGACTCCCACTTCGCCCCAACTGTTGATCAGCGCTGCGGAAGCCGAACTGCACAGTGACGAAAACCATCAGCTGATCATCTCGCTGATTGATAGCCGCATCGAGAGCGACGGCTCGCGACAAGGGGTCTTTGAGCATCCTGGCCGCATGGATCATGTCGTCTCGCTGAGCGACGAATTATCGATCGAACATCGCAGCCCTTCCAAGATCTCGTCGGCCCGAATTCCCCAAGTACTGCGTGAAGAACGCCAGATCGTGCAGGTTCAAGAAGAAGCCGATTTGGCCTGGAGCGCGTTCTCGCAAGTCGCGACGCTCGACGCTGCGCAGCGCAGCCCGCCGATTGACATTTCCTACATTAACTCGCAGATCAATCGTCTGCGGACCGAACCTTGGCGGCGTTGGGCGAATGGATTCAGCTGTCTGTTTTTCGTATTGCTGGGAGTGCCGCTGGCGATCAAGCAGCGAAATCCTGATTTTGTGACCAGTTTTTTCATGGCCTTTTTGCCGGTGCTGCTCGTCTTTTATCCGCTGCTAGCATTCGCGGTCGATCGGGCGAAAGATGGCGCATTGCCGCCGCAAGCCGTCTGGATTGGGAACGTGGCGCTGCTCTTGGTCAGTCTTTACTATCTGCGCATGGTTTGGCGTTATTAG
- a CDS encoding transposase → MPKKTPNPSRSLWATSTWLKTQDEPSQTFFWQTGYGMFSVSESKVPDVTAYIQNQAEHHQRLDFKSEFRLLCQRHGIELDEQHAWD, encoded by the coding sequence GTGCCTAAAAAAACGCCCAATCCGAGCCGCTCATTGTGGGCGACGTCGACTTGGCTAAAGACGCAAGACGAACCATCTCAAACGTTCTTTTGGCAGACCGGCTACGGCATGTTTTCTGTCAGCGAATCGAAAGTTCCGGACGTCACCGCCTACATTCAGAACCAGGCAGAGCACCACCAGCGGTTGGATTTCAAGTCCGAGTTTCGTCTGCTTTGCCAACGCCATGGGATTGAATTGGACGAACAGCACGCGTGGGATTAG
- a CDS encoding sensor histidine kinase gives MLTRRPIREKMLVGAILLSTIVFGMAATAVWCSYSYRGLARSVSVRANELPLAIDFSLAVTDLRHTLGQSRETDHDAFPQTFDPTLQREEFAARIMNVERSLQGYKQQLESNDALANDMSDYSYERETIRKIDELIAKIQANNTDEDWLLGLVNKSELKRDLDGLHTLAMELPSYLIQRMQRLKDEAQTQYRTWIVISLCAAGAGGTFLAIFMWLCWVWIFQPLRVLMQGSRLVAGGNFSHRIHLNTHDEMSVLADAMNAMTQRFEEIRRNLDGQVQERTKQVVRSEQLASVGFLAAGVAHEINNPLASIAFCAESLQSRLAESLPVDGGDEGVCNVTDVELLRNYLGMIQDEAFRCKEITERLLDYSRLGDVEKVDTDLSELVRNVIDMVSHLGKYREKKVHFHARDAAIAPVNPQEMKQVMLNLITNSLDSLDLGGEVIVELVALDDDQITVVVRDNGCGMTEEVKKHLFEPFFTRRRNGQGTGLGLSITYRIIADHGGQIDAHSEGPGCGSEFRITLPASTPGKEQHHRYQAA, from the coding sequence GTGCTTACCCGACGCCCGATTCGGGAAAAGATGCTGGTTGGAGCCATATTGTTGAGCACGATCGTGTTCGGCATGGCGGCGACCGCCGTATGGTGCAGCTACAGCTATCGCGGCTTGGCTCGCAGCGTCAGCGTGCGCGCCAACGAGCTTCCCTTGGCGATCGACTTCAGCTTAGCAGTGACCGATCTGCGGCACACGCTGGGGCAATCGCGCGAAACCGACCACGACGCTTTTCCGCAAACCTTTGATCCGACGTTGCAGCGCGAAGAATTCGCCGCTCGTATCATGAACGTCGAACGATCGTTGCAAGGCTACAAGCAGCAATTGGAATCAAACGACGCGCTCGCCAACGACATGAGCGACTATTCTTACGAACGAGAGACGATTCGTAAGATCGACGAGCTGATCGCCAAAATTCAAGCCAACAATACCGACGAAGATTGGCTGCTTGGCCTGGTCAATAAAAGCGAATTAAAGCGGGATCTCGACGGCCTGCACACGCTGGCGATGGAATTGCCCAGCTATCTCATCCAACGTATGCAGCGCCTGAAGGATGAAGCCCAGACGCAGTATCGCACTTGGATTGTCATCTCACTGTGCGCCGCCGGCGCCGGGGGAACGTTTCTGGCGATTTTTATGTGGCTCTGTTGGGTTTGGATTTTTCAACCGCTACGCGTCTTGATGCAAGGTTCGCGATTGGTCGCAGGCGGCAATTTTTCGCATCGGATTCATCTCAACACGCATGACGAGATGAGCGTTTTGGCCGATGCGATGAACGCGATGACGCAGCGATTTGAAGAGATCCGCCGTAACCTGGATGGACAAGTTCAAGAGCGAACCAAGCAAGTCGTGCGGAGCGAACAGCTCGCCAGCGTCGGTTTTTTGGCGGCCGGCGTTGCGCATGAGATCAACAACCCGCTCGCGTCGATCGCTTTTTGCGCCGAGTCGCTGCAAAGTCGGTTGGCCGAGTCGCTGCCGGTCGATGGCGGCGACGAAGGGGTCTGCAATGTCACCGACGTCGAACTGCTCCGCAATTATCTGGGCATGATCCAGGACGAAGCGTTCCGCTGCAAAGAAATCACCGAACGGTTGCTCGACTATTCGCGTCTGGGGGATGTCGAAAAAGTAGACACCGATCTGAGCGAGCTTGTGCGCAACGTCATCGACATGGTCAGCCATCTCGGCAAATATCGCGAGAAGAAGGTTCACTTCCACGCACGCGACGCCGCGATCGCGCCGGTCAATCCGCAAGAGATGAAACAAGTCATGTTGAACTTGATCACCAATTCGCTGGATAGTTTGGACCTCGGCGGAGAGGTGATCGTTGAACTGGTCGCCCTCGACGACGATCAAATTACGGTGGTCGTCCGCGACAACGGTTGCGGCATGACCGAAGAAGTCAAGAAACACTTGTTTGAACCCTTCTTCACCCGCCGCCGTAACGGACAGGGGACAGGGCTCGGCTTATCCATCACGTATCGCATCATTGCAGATCACGGCGGGCAGATCGACGCGCACAGCGAAGGACCGGGGTGCGGGTCGGAATTTCGGATTACATTGCCCGCTAGCACTCCAGGGAAGGAGCAGCATCATCGTTACCAAGCCGCCTAG
- a CDS encoding PEGA domain-containing protein yields MNRRTFHFRNFLLLSLLLACASMGCVRRRMNIRTNPPGAVVYVDDQEVGVTPVSASYVHYGTREIRLEKDGYESVSKLHTFKAPWYEYPVLEFFSENVWPWEIRDTRDLDFQMTPRRIVPPEELRARAEQLRTNAQAGYITPMNTPPNPSVNVAPQYQAQPQLAPPVMRPETLPEGGYALPPPVLGQ; encoded by the coding sequence ATGAACCGCCGGACTTTCCATTTTCGTAACTTTCTCTTGCTGTCCCTGCTATTGGCATGCGCCAGCATGGGATGCGTTCGTCGCCGGATGAATATTCGCACGAACCCACCAGGCGCCGTGGTCTATGTCGACGACCAGGAAGTGGGGGTAACGCCGGTGTCGGCCAGTTACGTTCATTATGGAACGCGCGAGATTCGTCTCGAAAAAGATGGCTACGAATCGGTCTCGAAACTGCACACCTTCAAAGCGCCCTGGTACGAGTACCCAGTGCTCGAGTTCTTCAGCGAGAACGTCTGGCCTTGGGAGATTCGCGACACGCGCGATCTTGACTTCCAGATGACGCCGCGACGGATTGTGCCGCCCGAAGAACTGCGCGCTCGCGCCGAACAGTTGCGAACCAACGCTCAGGCCGGCTACATCACGCCGATGAACACGCCCCCCAATCCATCCGTCAACGTCGCGCCTCAGTATCAAGCGCAGCCGCAACTCGCGCCGCCGGTGATGCGCCCCGAGACTTTGCCCGAAGGGGGCTATGCGTTGCCGCCGCCGGTATTGGGTCAGTAA
- a CDS encoding Flp family type IVb pilin, whose translation MTHLIHFLLSEDGPTAVEYAVMLAVILVVCLTAIGYMGTQVGAGYQHATDEFTRTFPSSITTP comes from the coding sequence ATGACTCACTTGATTCACTTTTTGTTGTCCGAGGATGGGCCAACCGCGGTGGAATACGCGGTGATGCTCGCGGTCATCTTGGTCGTTTGCCTGACGGCGATCGGCTATATGGGAACGCAAGTCGGAGCCGGCTATCAGCACGCGACCGATGAGTTCACGCGAACTTTTCCCTCTTCGATCACCACTCCATAA
- a CDS encoding NADPH-dependent assimilatory sulfite reductase hemoprotein subunit yields MESNSGDQRTEQDAMSQPTLSKIENLKLDSCQLRGTLADELQNDRPDFSADAIQLLKYHGSYQQDDRDVRKQKNADGTKKEKAYSCLIRTAVPGGRVSAEQFLAELDLCDRLGNGSLRITTRQGFQLHGVLKSNLKETIRTINQIKLSTFAACGDVSRNVMCCPAPYKNNRVREQMQTLAQEIAVHFRPRSTSYYELWLTDDEGNKQNVADFQPVAEPIYGECYLPRKFKFGVAEPADNCIDVYTQDVGLLAIVEESEVIGYNVIVGGGMGNTPSADKTFPRLGDEVTFATPEQVIAVCEAIVKVQRDFGNREDRKRARLKYLLHDWGVAKFKAKFEAYYGAPLPAPRHAPVIGVDDHLGWHVQGDGKLFLGVNIENGRIADAGDVRIKSGLRAILQRYGMQTRLTPLQSVILCDIDPADRRGIETLLGEYGMKSADELSLARRFAVACPALPTCGLAITESERVMPQLIDQIEPVLAEHGLDQSQISIRMTGCPNGCARPYVADIGLVGKSIGKYTIYLGGNPQGTRIGFVYQDATPLTEIPAQLSPLLAGYKAEKLGDEAFGDYCARLGRETLLAKVGRTEAAII; encoded by the coding sequence GTGGAAAGTAATTCCGGCGACCAAAGGACGGAGCAAGACGCAATGAGTCAACCGACGCTCAGCAAAATCGAAAATCTGAAACTCGACAGCTGTCAGCTGCGCGGCACGCTAGCAGACGAACTGCAAAACGATCGCCCTGATTTTTCGGCTGACGCGATTCAGCTGTTGAAGTACCACGGCAGCTATCAGCAGGATGATCGTGACGTCCGGAAGCAAAAGAACGCCGACGGCACGAAAAAGGAGAAAGCCTATTCGTGCTTGATTCGGACCGCGGTCCCCGGCGGCCGAGTTTCGGCCGAGCAGTTTCTAGCCGAACTCGATCTTTGCGATCGACTGGGCAACGGTTCGCTGCGGATCACTACGCGACAAGGTTTCCAGTTGCACGGCGTTTTGAAAAGCAATTTGAAAGAGACGATTCGCACGATCAACCAAATTAAGTTGTCGACCTTCGCTGCGTGCGGCGATGTCAGCCGCAACGTGATGTGCTGCCCGGCGCCTTACAAAAACAATCGCGTTCGTGAACAGATGCAGACGCTGGCGCAGGAGATCGCGGTCCACTTCCGTCCGCGGTCGACTTCGTACTACGAGTTGTGGCTGACGGACGACGAAGGGAATAAACAAAACGTCGCCGACTTCCAGCCGGTCGCTGAGCCGATCTATGGCGAGTGTTATTTGCCGCGGAAGTTCAAGTTTGGCGTCGCTGAGCCCGCCGACAATTGCATCGACGTTTACACGCAAGATGTCGGCCTGTTGGCGATCGTCGAAGAGAGCGAAGTGATCGGCTACAACGTGATCGTCGGGGGCGGAATGGGAAACACGCCGTCGGCCGACAAAACGTTTCCGCGACTCGGCGACGAGGTGACCTTCGCAACTCCAGAACAGGTGATCGCCGTTTGCGAAGCGATCGTCAAAGTCCAACGCGACTTTGGCAATCGTGAAGATCGCAAGCGAGCCCGGCTGAAGTATCTGCTGCATGACTGGGGCGTCGCCAAGTTCAAAGCGAAATTCGAAGCGTACTACGGCGCTCCACTGCCTGCGCCGCGACATGCCCCGGTGATCGGCGTTGACGATCATCTCGGCTGGCACGTCCAGGGAGACGGCAAATTGTTTCTCGGCGTCAATATCGAGAACGGCCGGATCGCCGACGCCGGCGACGTGCGGATCAAAAGCGGATTGCGCGCGATCTTGCAGCGGTATGGGATGCAAACTCGGCTGACTCCGCTGCAGTCGGTGATCTTGTGCGATATCGATCCGGCCGATCGGCGCGGGATTGAAACGCTGTTGGGCGAATACGGCATGAAGTCCGCGGATGAGCTTTCGCTGGCTCGACGGTTTGCGGTCGCTTGTCCGGCGCTGCCGACCTGCGGGCTGGCGATCACCGAATCCGAGCGAGTCATGCCGCAACTGATTGATCAGATCGAACCGGTGCTGGCCGAACATGGTCTGGATCAGAGCCAGATCTCGATCCGGATGACCGGTTGTCCCAACGGCTGCGCGCGACCTTATGTGGCCGATATCGGCTTGGTCGGCAAATCGATCGGCAAGTACACCATTTATTTAGGGGGCAATCCGCAGGGGACGCGAATCGGTTTCGTCTATCAAGACGCGACGCCGCTCACAGAGATTCCTGCCCAACTGTCGCCGCTGCTCGCCGGTTATAAGGCGGAAAAATTGGGTGATGAAGCATTTGGCGATTATTGCGCCCGACTGGGACGCGAAACGTTGTTGGCCAAGGTGGGCCGCACGGAAGCTGCTATAATCTAA
- a CDS encoding sigma-54-dependent transcriptional regulator: MKILFADDEKSLQKLMSLELPRLGHEVTVCPDGLTAVAALERNTYDCILVDLDMPGLNGIQVIGKAKEFSPETEAIVLTGKSSTESAISALRYGAFDYLTKPCRLVELQALLDRVAEKRELTRKYRAVKSRLEKLEGKSNLIGDSPSMKQVGRLISKVAPSNSTVLIRGETGTGKELVARALHDQSHRIEMPFVAVNCGALPENLIESELFGHRKGSFTGAEDTRIGLFEVANGGTLFLDEIGELPKSLQAKLLRVLETGEIRRVGDNDSMKVDVRIVCATHRDVELMVAEGDFREDLMFRINTFEIHLPPLRQRTEDIPELAEHLCRRFWPNVPLTQTIFSSDAIRSLKSHDWPGNVRELANVVEHATILCEEPPIEPDHLPRRFGLMSTESTANNNIGGKPILKAIGPLSLRELEMQAIYEALERHEGNKPQAAEELGVSLKTLYNKLNQASSMDKSA, translated from the coding sequence TTGAAGATCCTCTTCGCCGACGACGAAAAGTCGTTGCAAAAACTAATGAGTCTCGAGCTGCCCCGTTTGGGACACGAGGTGACGGTTTGCCCCGATGGACTGACTGCAGTCGCTGCGCTCGAACGCAACACCTATGACTGCATCTTGGTCGACCTCGACATGCCGGGCCTCAACGGAATTCAGGTGATCGGCAAAGCGAAAGAGTTTTCGCCGGAGACCGAAGCGATCGTGTTGACCGGCAAATCATCGACCGAGTCAGCGATCTCAGCGCTCCGTTACGGCGCGTTTGACTATCTGACCAAACCGTGTCGCCTGGTCGAACTGCAAGCTTTGCTCGATCGCGTCGCCGAAAAACGAGAGCTGACCCGCAAGTATCGCGCGGTGAAAAGCCGACTCGAAAAGCTGGAGGGGAAGTCCAACCTGATCGGCGATTCTCCCAGCATGAAGCAGGTTGGCCGCTTGATCTCGAAAGTAGCGCCATCCAATTCGACCGTGCTGATCCGCGGCGAAACAGGAACCGGTAAAGAACTGGTCGCCCGAGCGCTGCACGACCAAAGCCATCGCATCGAGATGCCGTTTGTCGCCGTCAACTGCGGCGCATTGCCAGAAAACTTGATCGAAAGCGAACTGTTCGGCCATCGTAAAGGCTCGTTCACCGGCGCCGAAGATACGCGCATCGGCCTGTTTGAAGTCGCCAACGGCGGCACGTTGTTCTTGGACGAAATCGGCGAACTGCCGAAGTCGCTGCAAGCGAAACTGTTGCGAGTGCTGGAGACCGGCGAGATTCGCCGCGTCGGCGATAACGACTCGATGAAAGTCGATGTTCGGATCGTTTGCGCAACCCATCGCGACGTCGAACTGATGGTCGCGGAAGGAGATTTTCGCGAAGACTTGATGTTCCGCATCAATACATTCGAGATTCATCTGCCGCCGCTCCGTCAGCGGACCGAAGATATTCCAGAATTGGCCGAACATCTGTGTCGCCGTTTCTGGCCCAACGTACCGCTAACGCAAACCATTTTTTCGTCCGATGCGATTCGTTCGCTCAAGTCGCATGACTGGCCCGGCAATGTTCGCGAACTGGCGAACGTCGTTGAGCACGCGACGATTTTGTGTGAAGAACCGCCGATTGAGCCCGATCATTTGCCGCGCCGTTTTGGCCTGATGAGCACCGAATCGACCGCGAACAACAATATCGGCGGAAAGCCGATCCTCAAAGCGATCGGCCCGTTGTCGCTTCGCGAACTAGAAATGCAGGCAATCTACGAGGCGCTCGAACGGCACGAAGGCAACAAACCGCAAGCCGCCGAAGAACTGGGCGTGAGTCTGAAGACGCTCTACAACAAACTAAATCAGGCGTCGAGCATGGACAAATCGGCCTGA
- the lexA gene encoding transcriptional repressor LexA, translated as MASSTAVSALDQLTQRQRDVFGFIREKIVSRGYGPTVREIGEQFEISSPNGVMCHLKALEKKGLISREPNMSRAIQLTCDEADEVGLPLVGQIAAGVLHEAIEQKELIDFRDMFARHDQFVLAVKGDSMIEAHIEDGDYVVVRKQESASMGQIVVAETDDGEATLKYWFPEKNRIRLQPANSSMEPIYVKNAKVRGVVVGVVRKMA; from the coding sequence ATGGCCTCCTCTACCGCCGTCAGCGCACTTGATCAACTTACCCAACGCCAGCGTGACGTATTCGGATTCATCCGCGAGAAAATCGTCTCTCGAGGGTACGGTCCAACCGTTCGCGAAATCGGCGAACAGTTTGAAATCAGTTCGCCCAACGGGGTGATGTGCCATCTGAAGGCGCTCGAGAAGAAGGGGCTGATCTCGCGCGAGCCCAATATGTCGCGGGCGATTCAATTGACTTGCGACGAAGCGGACGAAGTTGGCTTGCCGCTGGTCGGTCAGATCGCCGCCGGCGTCTTGCACGAAGCGATTGAGCAAAAAGAGCTGATCGATTTCCGCGATATGTTCGCCCGGCACGATCAATTTGTGCTGGCCGTCAAAGGAGATTCGATGATCGAAGCGCACATCGAAGATGGCGACTACGTCGTCGTCCGAAAACAGGAGAGCGCCTCGATGGGTCAGATTGTCGTCGCCGAAACCGACGACGGCGAAGCGACCCTCAAATATTGGTTTCCCGAGAAAAACCGGATTCGCCTCCAACCGGCCAATTCGTCGATGGAACCGATCTACGTGAAAAACGCCAAGGTCCGCGGCGTGGTGGTCGGCGTGGTTAGAAAGATGGCGTAA